A genome region from Engraulis encrasicolus isolate BLACKSEA-1 chromosome 6, IST_EnEncr_1.0, whole genome shotgun sequence includes the following:
- the LOC134451333 gene encoding cystathionine gamma-lyase-like, protein MASHSQNNVSTGFQDEFKSFATDAIHVGQEPEQWKSMAVVPPISLSTTFKQYGPGNHAGFEYSRSGNPTRNCLEKAVAALDGAEHCIALASGLAATLTITHLLKSGDGVVCMNDVYGGTNRYFRRVAGEMGLDISFADCTKPEVLKGALKKNTKLLWIETPTNPTMKVVDIKACADIAHAHNKDIVVVVDNTFMSAYFQRPLSLGADICMYSATKYMNGHSDVVMGLVSVNREDLYERLRFLQNALGAVPSPFDCYLCNRGLKTLHLRMRQHFKNAQAVASFLEADSRVDRVIFPGLPSHPQHELMKRQCTGCPGMITFYIKGKLEHATTFLSSLQLFALAESLGGYESLAEHPAIMTHASVPEEERIVLGISDTLIRLSVGLEDEQDIINDLDQALAAAHPKKK, encoded by the exons ATGGCTTCGCACTCTCAGAACAACGTCTCAACCGGCTTTCAAGATGAATTCAAGTCTTTCGCCACAGATGCCATACACGTTGGCCAGGAACCGGAGCAATGGAAGTCCATGGCCGTGGTGCCACCAATATCACTGTCAACCACGTTCAAACAGTATGGCCCTGGAAATCATGCG GGGTTTGAGTACAGTCGAAGTGGAAACCCTACCAGGAACTGTCTTGAGAAGGCAGTGGCAGCGCTTGATGGAGCAGAGCACT GTATCGCTCTTGCCTCTGGCTTGGCTGCAACACTGACTATAACACATTTGTTGAAGTCCGGGGATGGAgttgtgtgcatgaatgatgttTATGGAG GAACCAACCGGTACTTCAGAAGGGTAGCTGGAGAAATGGGGCTGGATATCTCGTTCGCAGACTGTACGAAGCCTGAAGTTTTAAAAGGTGCActcaaaaagaacacaaag ttgTTATGGATTGAAACTCCGACCAACCCCACGATGAAAGTCGTGGACATCAAAGCCTGTGCTGatattgcacatgcacacaataagGACATTGTTGTCGTCGTGGACAACACATTCATGTCGGCTTACTTTCAG CGCCCCCTGTCATTGGGAGCTGATATCTGCATGTACTCTGCAACAAAGTATATGAATG gTCACAGTGATGTGGTCATGGGACTGGTCTCTGTCAATAGGGAGGACTTGTATGAGCGACTGAGGTTTTTGCAGAATG CTCTTGGAGCGGTGCCTTCCCCGTTTGACTGCTACCTGTGTAACCGTGGCCTGAAGACGCTGCACTTGAGGATGAGGCAGCACTTCAAGAATGCCCAGGCCGTGGCCTCTTTCCTGGAGGCAGACTCACGGGTGGACAGAGTCATCTTCCCCG GGCTCCCCTCCCACCCGCAACATGAGCTGATGAAGAGGCAGTGCACAGGCTGCCCTGGCATGATCACCTTCTACATCAAGGGCAAGCTGGAGCACGCCACCACCTTCCTCAGCAGTCTCCAG ctCTTTGCCCTGGCTGAGAGCCTGGGAGGCTATGAGAGTCTGGCAGAGCATCC GGCGATCATGACCCACGCGTCCGTGCCGGAAGAGGAGAGGATCGTCCTGGGCATCTCTGACACCCTGATCCGCCTGTCCGTGGGCCTGGAGGACGAGCAGGACATCATCAATGACCTGGACCAAGCACTTGCTGCCGCG CATCCAAAGAAGAAATGA